A genomic window from Synechococcus sp. WH 8016 includes:
- the katG gene encoding catalase/peroxidase HPI, which translates to MSDLRCPFHGHTGATTPAGHTGNQQWWPDQIDLKILHQHHPSANPLGEDFDYATAFSKLDFEALKADLHSLMRDSQEWWPADWGHYGALFIRMAWHSAGTYRIGDGRGGAGHGNQRFAPLNSWPDNTNLDKARRLLWPLKRKYGNSISWADLIILAGTIALESMGFRTFGFGGGRTDIWEPEEDVFWGKETQWLADERHDDSGALDQPLAAVEMGLIYVNPEGPHGHPDPIASGKEVRDTFSRMGMNPEETVALVAGGHTFGKCHGAASADHLGVEPEGSELEAQGLGWSNRFQTGKAEHTITSGIEGAWKPHPTRWDQGYFQMMFSYEWELTKSPAGAWQWVAKDVQPEHMIPDAHVAGKFSAPIMTTADLSLRHDPIMEPIARRFHHDQEAFADAFSRAWFKLTHRDLGPRALYLGPDVPTEVLIWQDPIPTVDAPLINATEISSLKQQILETNLSVQELVATAWASASTFRSSDRRGGANGGRVRLSPQNSWDVNNPDTLKRVITQLESLQDSFHRASSEGKHVSIADLIVLAGGTAIEKAAADGVHLVTVPFQPGRSDAGLKETDSASFNALKPLADGFRNWKRADLPLRDEELLVDKAQLLSLSAPEMTVLVAGLRVLGANTAGNQQGVFTDRPGVLSTDFFTNLLDMSTVWTPTNHQQDSYIGCDRSTGEQRWTASRVDLVFGSHSQLRAIAEVYAQNDGEKRFIGDFVAAWVKVMELDRFDLR; encoded by the coding sequence ATGTCTGATCTGAGATGCCCCTTTCATGGCCACACAGGAGCTACAACTCCAGCTGGACACACAGGTAATCAACAGTGGTGGCCTGACCAGATCGATCTCAAGATCCTGCATCAACACCATCCATCTGCGAATCCACTCGGAGAGGACTTCGACTACGCCACCGCGTTTTCAAAATTGGATTTTGAAGCGCTGAAAGCTGACCTCCACAGCCTGATGAGGGACTCCCAAGAGTGGTGGCCTGCCGACTGGGGGCACTACGGCGCCTTATTCATCCGAATGGCTTGGCACAGCGCAGGCACCTACCGCATTGGCGACGGCCGTGGCGGTGCCGGCCATGGCAATCAACGCTTTGCACCGCTAAACAGCTGGCCTGATAACACCAACCTGGATAAAGCTCGACGTTTGCTCTGGCCGCTCAAACGCAAGTACGGGAACAGCATCTCTTGGGCCGATTTAATCATTCTCGCGGGGACCATCGCTCTTGAATCGATGGGATTCCGCACCTTTGGTTTTGGAGGGGGTCGCACCGACATTTGGGAACCCGAAGAGGACGTGTTCTGGGGGAAAGAAACACAGTGGCTCGCCGACGAACGCCACGACGACTCCGGGGCACTCGACCAGCCGCTTGCGGCTGTGGAAATGGGTTTGATCTATGTGAATCCCGAAGGACCACATGGCCATCCCGATCCCATCGCATCGGGCAAAGAAGTGCGCGACACCTTTTCACGCATGGGGATGAATCCCGAAGAAACCGTGGCGCTCGTCGCTGGCGGACATACCTTCGGGAAATGCCATGGAGCAGCCTCCGCCGACCATCTGGGCGTCGAACCAGAGGGGAGCGAGCTCGAAGCCCAAGGCCTGGGCTGGAGCAATCGCTTCCAAACAGGTAAAGCGGAACACACCATCACCAGCGGAATTGAGGGGGCGTGGAAACCCCATCCCACGCGCTGGGATCAGGGCTATTTCCAAATGATGTTCAGCTACGAATGGGAACTCACAAAAAGTCCAGCTGGTGCCTGGCAATGGGTCGCAAAAGACGTCCAACCAGAACACATGATTCCCGATGCACACGTTGCCGGGAAGTTTTCGGCTCCGATCATGACGACAGCCGATTTGTCCCTACGCCATGACCCGATCATGGAGCCGATTGCTCGGCGCTTCCACCACGATCAGGAAGCCTTTGCCGATGCGTTTTCCCGAGCCTGGTTCAAGCTGACCCATCGAGACTTGGGTCCGCGTGCGTTGTACTTAGGGCCCGACGTTCCCACCGAGGTCCTGATCTGGCAAGACCCGATCCCAACAGTGGATGCCCCACTGATCAACGCCACGGAGATCTCTTCACTCAAGCAACAAATCCTTGAGACCAATCTGAGCGTCCAAGAGTTGGTGGCAACGGCATGGGCCTCTGCCTCCACATTTCGGAGTTCCGATCGACGGGGAGGTGCCAATGGCGGCCGCGTTCGCCTCTCCCCACAAAACAGCTGGGACGTCAACAACCCAGACACCTTGAAGAGAGTGATCACCCAGCTCGAAAGCCTTCAGGACTCGTTCCATCGTGCATCTTCTGAAGGCAAGCATGTCTCCATCGCCGACTTGATCGTGCTTGCTGGGGGCACAGCCATCGAGAAAGCAGCAGCCGATGGGGTGCACCTTGTGACGGTGCCATTCCAACCAGGCCGCAGCGATGCAGGTTTAAAAGAGACAGACAGTGCCTCGTTTAATGCTCTGAAACCTCTTGCTGACGGCTTCAGAAATTGGAAACGGGCCGACTTACCCCTGCGCGATGAGGAGCTGTTGGTAGACAAAGCCCAACTTCTCTCACTCAGCGCCCCAGAGATGACCGTGCTGGTGGCAGGCCTGCGCGTGCTTGGCGCCAACACAGCCGGCAACCAGCAAGGCGTCTTCACAGACAGGCCTGGAGTTTTGAGCACAGATTTCTTCACCAATCTGCTCGACATGAGTACGGTTTGGACGCCAACCAATCACCAACAAGACAGCTACATCGGTTGTGATCGCAGCACTGGTGAGCAACGCTGGACGGCAAGCCGTGTTGATTTGGTGTTTGGATCGCACAGTCAACTGCGCGCCATTGCAGAGGTTTACGCCCAAAACGATGGTGAGAAGCGATTTATTGGAGATTTTGTAGCCGCTTGGGTGAAAGTTATGGAGCTCGATCGCTTTGATTTGCGCTGA
- the psbA gene encoding photosystem II q(b) protein translates to MATAVRSGRLSSWQNFCQWVTDTNNRIYVGWFGVLMIPCLLAATTCFIVAFIAAPPVDIDGIREPVAGSLLYGNNIISGAVVPSSNAIGLHFYPIWEAASLDEWLYNGGTYQLVVFHFLIGIYAYMGREWELSYRLGMRPWICVAYSAPLSAAMAVFLVYPFGQGSFSDAMPLGISGTFNYMLVFQAEHNILMHPFHMLGVAGVFGGSLFSAMHGSLVTSSLVRETTETESQNYGYKFGQEEETYNIVAAHGYFGRLIFQYASFNNSRSLHFFLGAWPVVGIWFTSMGVSTMAFNLNGFNFNQSILDGQGRVLNTWADVLNRAGLGMEVMHERNAHNFPLDLAAAESTPVALQAPAIG, encoded by the coding sequence ATGGCAACTGCCGTTCGCAGCGGTCGCTTAAGCAGCTGGCAAAACTTTTGTCAGTGGGTCACAGACACCAACAACCGCATTTATGTCGGTTGGTTTGGTGTGCTGATGATCCCTTGTCTGCTTGCCGCTACCACTTGCTTCATCGTCGCTTTTATCGCCGCCCCTCCGGTTGATATCGACGGCATTCGCGAGCCTGTCGCTGGCTCCTTGCTTTATGGCAACAACATCATCTCTGGTGCTGTTGTTCCTTCCAGCAACGCCATCGGCTTGCACTTCTACCCAATCTGGGAAGCTGCCTCACTCGACGAGTGGCTCTACAACGGCGGCACCTACCAGCTGGTTGTTTTCCACTTCCTGATCGGCATCTACGCCTACATGGGACGTGAGTGGGAACTTTCCTACCGCTTGGGCATGCGCCCTTGGATCTGTGTTGCATACAGCGCTCCGCTGTCTGCAGCCATGGCAGTTTTCCTGGTCTACCCCTTCGGTCAGGGTTCTTTCTCTGACGCCATGCCCCTGGGCATCTCTGGAACCTTCAACTACATGTTGGTCTTCCAGGCTGAGCACAACATCCTGATGCACCCCTTCCACATGCTTGGTGTGGCTGGTGTCTTCGGTGGTTCACTGTTCTCCGCCATGCACGGCTCACTGGTGACCTCTTCCTTGGTTCGTGAAACAACCGAGACCGAGTCCCAGAACTACGGCTACAAGTTCGGCCAAGAAGAAGAGACCTACAACATCGTTGCAGCTCACGGCTACTTCGGTCGCTTGATCTTCCAATACGCCTCCTTCAATAACAGCCGTAGCCTTCACTTCTTCCTGGGTGCTTGGCCTGTTGTCGGTATTTGGTTCACGTCCATGGGTGTTTCAACCATGGCCTTCAACCTGAACGGCTTCAACTTCAACCAGTCCATCCTTGATGGTCAGGGCCGCGTCCTGAACACCTGGGCCGATGTGTTGAACCGTGCCGGTCTCGGCATGGAAGTGATGCACGAGCGCAACGCTCATAACTTCCCCCTCGACCTGGCAGCTGCTGAGTCCACACCTGTGGCTCTCCAAGCACCTGCAATCGGTTGA
- a CDS encoding YcjF family protein, translating to MPVPSISTIKLIPSIAGKLALAGGTLAFGSWLLSDIVHLPGGGAGFLVLGAGAWWLTRPSKPASFSEPSSIPGWIRRCELVLAQFSELELSLGLEGLRSPREQELDGLKAQQAPLSVGVVISEGATHPSTPELQAALQGANPLDLCIAKPLPVVADAWSWPQELEPLDVILYGLPMPLRAADLLRLEQLPTDRPAWLLIQDSLQDSREARQEALSCQLPKPWCDRLLFWSGESADLRRGLSPVRRHFAQPARSREITKQRLLTSLHRRWQAELEQLRRARFRSLLQRSQWIVAGVVIASPVPSVDLLGVAVVNGLMVKEMAQIWGCSWSSEVLQVVARQLGTAALGQGVVEWSGQALLGMAKLDGGTWLAAGLLQGLSAAYLTRVVGVSMADWMALNAGVAQPDLEELKRQAPLLVAKAAERERLDLPGFADQAKEWLKTQTVASA from the coding sequence ATGCCGGTTCCATCAATCAGCACCATCAAGCTGATTCCATCCATCGCAGGGAAACTTGCTCTGGCTGGAGGGACCTTGGCCTTTGGTAGCTGGTTATTGAGCGACATAGTGCATCTTCCTGGAGGTGGCGCGGGATTTTTGGTGCTTGGTGCAGGCGCCTGGTGGCTGACCCGTCCTTCCAAACCCGCCTCTTTTTCAGAGCCTTCTTCCATCCCTGGCTGGATCCGTCGTTGTGAGTTGGTGCTCGCGCAGTTCAGCGAGCTTGAGTTGTCGCTGGGTCTTGAAGGTCTGCGATCACCTCGAGAACAGGAGCTTGATGGCTTGAAAGCTCAGCAGGCTCCCCTGAGTGTGGGAGTGGTGATCAGTGAGGGAGCCACCCACCCGAGCACTCCAGAGCTCCAAGCTGCTTTGCAAGGGGCCAATCCTCTTGACCTATGCATTGCCAAGCCTTTACCGGTGGTTGCCGACGCTTGGAGCTGGCCTCAGGAGCTTGAGCCGCTCGATGTGATTTTGTACGGACTTCCGATGCCCCTCCGGGCAGCTGATCTTCTGCGCTTGGAACAGTTGCCCACCGATCGCCCGGCTTGGTTGCTTATCCAGGATTCTCTTCAGGACTCGCGTGAAGCACGACAGGAAGCTTTGTCCTGTCAGTTACCCAAGCCATGGTGCGATCGACTGTTGTTCTGGAGCGGAGAGTCCGCTGATTTACGGCGGGGTTTGTCTCCAGTTCGACGTCATTTCGCTCAGCCGGCTCGGAGCCGCGAGATCACCAAGCAACGGTTGTTGACCTCTCTTCATCGCCGTTGGCAAGCAGAGCTGGAACAGTTGCGGCGTGCGCGATTCCGCTCCCTGCTTCAAAGGAGTCAGTGGATTGTGGCTGGTGTTGTGATTGCCTCCCCTGTCCCAAGCGTTGATCTTCTTGGTGTGGCTGTGGTGAACGGCTTGATGGTGAAGGAAATGGCTCAAATTTGGGGTTGCTCCTGGAGCTCTGAGGTGTTGCAGGTCGTGGCGCGCCAATTGGGGACCGCCGCTCTTGGGCAAGGGGTTGTGGAGTGGAGCGGTCAGGCGCTGCTTGGCATGGCCAAATTGGACGGTGGTACCTGGTTGGCGGCGGGGCTGCTTCAAGGCCTCAGCGCTGCCTATCTCACAAGGGTTGTTGGGGTATCCATGGCTGATTGGATGGCCCTGAATGCCGGAGTTGCCCAGCCTGATCTGGAAGAGCTCAAACGTCAGGCCCCGTTGTTGGTGGCCAAGGCGGCTGAGCGGGAACGCTTGGATCTCCCTGGTTTTGCTGATCAGGCAAAGGAATGGCTGAAGACGCAGACAGTGGCCAGTGCATGA
- a CDS encoding cation diffusion facilitator family transporter translates to MARDRRHEVKRVLMVALTINVTMTLLKMVVGLASGSLAVIADAMHSATDALSSLTGLITNGLSDPKPDRDHPYGHHKYEGIGALAVAGFIFFTAIEILITSGERLTEGLPELRINATELLLLLLVLVFNLLLASYERRQGRRLNSQLLLADAHHTTSDIWTTVIVLVGLTGAWLLKISWLDVALAMPLAVLLIRVCWQVLRDNLPWLVDHIAIAPEAINEQALGVPGVLNCHDIASRGILGQQVFIDMHMVVDVDDLVAAHQITERVEERLESHFGPVRCTIHLEPRDYAEQVITFRGTHG, encoded by the coding sequence ATGGCCCGCGATCGTCGTCATGAGGTCAAACGGGTCTTAATGGTGGCCCTCACCATCAACGTGACCATGACGTTGCTCAAGATGGTGGTGGGTCTAGCGAGCGGATCACTCGCTGTCATCGCAGACGCGATGCACAGCGCGACCGACGCCCTTTCAAGTTTGACCGGACTGATCACAAATGGGCTCTCGGATCCGAAACCGGATCGTGATCATCCCTATGGCCATCACAAATATGAAGGAATTGGAGCTCTGGCGGTGGCCGGTTTCATCTTCTTCACGGCGATCGAAATTCTGATCACGTCCGGCGAACGTCTCACGGAGGGGTTGCCCGAACTGCGGATCAATGCAACGGAGCTGTTGCTGCTCCTGCTCGTGCTCGTCTTCAACCTTCTGCTCGCAAGCTACGAGCGACGTCAGGGACGCCGATTAAACAGTCAATTGCTCTTAGCCGATGCCCACCACACCACGAGTGACATCTGGACCACTGTGATTGTGCTCGTGGGACTCACAGGAGCCTGGCTGCTCAAGATCAGCTGGCTCGACGTCGCCCTTGCCATGCCACTTGCCGTGCTTCTGATCCGTGTCTGCTGGCAAGTTTTACGCGACAACCTCCCCTGGCTTGTGGATCACATAGCCATTGCACCCGAAGCCATCAATGAGCAGGCGTTGGGTGTCCCTGGAGTCCTGAATTGCCATGACATCGCCAGCAGAGGAATCCTGGGACAACAAGTCTTTATTGACATGCACATGGTGGTGGATGTCGATGACCTGGTTGCGGCGCATCAAATCACGGAACGGGTCGAAGAGCGCCTGGAATCCCACTTCGGCCCCGTTCGCTGCACCATTCATCTCGAACCTCGGGACTACGCCGAGCAAGTGATCACCTTTCGTGGAACCCATGGATAA
- the trpS gene encoding tryptophan--tRNA ligase yields MGRPRVLSGVQPTGALHLGNWLGAIRNWVDLQHDNDTFFCVVDLHAVTVPHQPDRLAGDTLSTAALYLACGLDPAKSTVFVQSHVKAHSELCWLLNCVTPLNWLERMIQFKEKAVKQGDNVSVGLLDYPVLMAADILLYDADLVPVGEDQKQHLELARDIAQQRINARFGSEDQPLLQVPKPLIMREGARVMSLTDGRNKMSKSDPNDNSRITLLDPPALITKKIKRAKTDPQMGLEFSNPDRPETDNLLGLYALLSGKGRAAAAAECAEMGWGTFKPLLAEAAVSALEPIQSRYNELMNDRAELENVLKQGRDRAEGVATATVDRVRKAMGFLAT; encoded by the coding sequence ATGGGGCGGCCGAGGGTTCTCTCCGGCGTTCAACCAACAGGGGCTCTTCATTTGGGCAACTGGTTGGGCGCCATTCGCAATTGGGTGGATTTGCAGCACGACAACGACACATTCTTTTGTGTCGTTGATCTGCATGCCGTCACCGTTCCACACCAACCGGATCGCTTAGCGGGGGACACCCTCAGCACTGCAGCCCTCTACCTGGCCTGCGGTCTTGATCCTGCTAAGTCCACCGTCTTTGTCCAAAGTCATGTCAAAGCTCACAGCGAGCTGTGCTGGCTTCTGAACTGCGTCACGCCCCTCAACTGGCTTGAGCGCATGATTCAGTTCAAGGAAAAGGCCGTGAAGCAAGGCGACAACGTGTCGGTAGGCCTTCTTGACTACCCAGTGCTGATGGCCGCCGACATCCTTTTGTATGACGCAGACCTTGTGCCTGTTGGCGAAGATCAGAAACAACATTTGGAATTGGCGCGCGACATCGCCCAACAACGCATCAACGCGCGCTTCGGCTCAGAGGATCAACCGCTACTACAGGTGCCCAAGCCCTTGATCATGCGCGAAGGGGCGAGGGTGATGAGCCTCACGGATGGCCGCAACAAGATGAGCAAAAGCGATCCAAACGACAACAGTCGGATCACCCTGCTTGATCCACCTGCCCTGATCACCAAAAAAATTAAACGCGCCAAAACGGACCCTCAAATGGGTCTTGAGTTCAGCAACCCTGATCGACCGGAAACCGACAACCTCCTAGGCCTCTACGCGCTGCTGAGTGGCAAAGGCCGGGCAGCCGCGGCCGCTGAATGTGCAGAGATGGGCTGGGGCACGTTCAAGCCCCTCCTGGCAGAGGCCGCCGTGAGTGCTCTTGAGCCGATCCAAAGCCGATACAACGAACTGATGAATGATCGCGCCGAGCTGGAGAACGTGCTGAAACAAGGCCGTGACCGGGCTGAAGGCGTGGCCACAGCCACCGTGGATCGCGTACGCAAAGCCATGGGCTTCCTGGCGACTTAA
- a CDS encoding glycoside hydrolase family 104 protein has translation MLSSFNKLPLAVLPAVRQASGVGVLSVGLLLGLGHSLHAERSSERVEQAEEVASALQQDVKTDHKATPYSITPERRALLNTIRYAEGTWKDGKDLGYRTLYGGGQFEDLSKHPEKVVVKRYVSAAAGAYQFLPTTWQEVSGRLKLPSFSPEHQDQAALHLVKRRGALNEVDQKGLTAEAMNSLAPEWASFPTHSGRSAYGQPVKTHAELASFYSKNLQKLRQGA, from the coding sequence TTGCTGAGCTCCTTCAACAAGCTGCCTCTTGCCGTCTTACCTGCTGTCCGCCAAGCCAGCGGTGTTGGTGTTCTCAGCGTGGGGTTGCTATTGGGTCTCGGACACAGCCTTCATGCCGAACGCTCCAGCGAAAGGGTTGAACAAGCAGAAGAAGTGGCATCAGCACTTCAACAGGACGTCAAGACGGATCACAAAGCCACTCCTTATTCGATCACTCCGGAACGACGTGCCCTGCTCAACACCATTCGCTACGCGGAAGGGACCTGGAAGGACGGCAAAGACCTTGGCTATCGCACCCTCTATGGAGGCGGCCAGTTTGAGGATCTCTCCAAACATCCAGAGAAGGTGGTCGTGAAGCGTTATGTCAGCGCCGCAGCAGGGGCCTATCAGTTTTTGCCAACCACCTGGCAAGAGGTTTCAGGTCGTTTGAAATTGCCTAGTTTTTCTCCAGAACACCAAGACCAAGCGGCTCTTCATCTGGTCAAGAGACGCGGAGCCCTCAACGAGGTGGACCAGAAAGGCTTAACAGCTGAAGCCATGAATAGCCTCGCTCCTGAATGGGCTTCCTTTCCCACCCATTCGGGACGCAGTGCCTACGGTCAGCCCGTCAAAACTCACGCTGAGCTAGCAAGTTTCTATTCAAAAAATCTGCAGAAGCTTCGTCAAGGCGCCTAG
- a CDS encoding DUF2605 domain-containing protein — protein sequence MNQDADALLESLLDSLLNDFNHWFKRGQELLASCPDSVMTPDEREVMGVRIDEGLRAITATRALVNATPAAMAISMESMTPWHQLVIEVWALAARVSEAKAKNSL from the coding sequence ATGAATCAGGACGCGGATGCTCTGCTCGAATCCTTGTTGGACTCTTTGCTCAACGACTTCAACCACTGGTTCAAGCGTGGCCAGGAGCTTCTAGCGTCATGCCCGGATTCCGTGATGACTCCGGACGAACGCGAAGTGATGGGGGTGCGCATTGATGAAGGGCTTCGGGCCATTACGGCCACTAGAGCCCTTGTGAATGCCACTCCGGCGGCGATGGCCATCTCGATGGAGTCGATGACTCCTTGGCATCAGCTCGTGATCGAGGTTTGGGCTCTCGCAGCCCGGGTTTCGGAGGCGAAGGCGAAGAACTCGCTCTAG
- the thrS gene encoding threonine--tRNA ligase, producing the protein MAGLEQETVSSVAATTPAPTAPVVLPKTSDSENLLKIRHSMSHVMAMAVQKLFPQAQVTIGPWTETGFYYDFDNPEPFTEADLKAIKKEMGKIIGRKLPLERIEVSRDEAERRIKAQNEPYKLEILERLVEPITLYTLGEQWWDLCAGPHVANTSELNPKAFELESVAGAYWRGDETKAQLQRIYGTAWETAEQLSEHRRRKEEALRRDHRRLGKDLDLFSIEDEAGAGLVFWHPRGARMRLLIEDFWKQAHFEGDYELLYTPHVADISLWKTSGHLDFYAESMFGPMEVDERQYQLKPMNCPFHVLTYASKLRSYRELPIRWAELGTVYRYERPGVMHGLMRVRGFTQDDAHVFCLPEQISDEILRILNLTERILSTFDFSNYEINLSTKPDKAIGDDAVWELATKGLIEALERKGWDYKIDEGGGAFYGPKIDLKIEDAIGRMWQCSTIQLDFNLPERFALDYIAADGSKQRPIMIHRAIFGSLERFFGIMTENYAGDFPFWLAPEQIRLLPVTDEVLGYAEELQTQLKAAGIRASIDRSGDRLGKLIRTGEQMKIPVLAVIGAKEAEQGAASLRSRRDGDLGVITKERLISTAQSANQDRQASLSFAGSGSIGE; encoded by the coding sequence ATGGCGGGCCTTGAACAGGAAACGGTGAGCAGCGTCGCAGCAACCACTCCAGCCCCTACCGCGCCTGTGGTTCTGCCCAAGACCAGCGACAGCGAGAACCTGCTGAAGATTCGCCACTCGATGAGCCATGTGATGGCCATGGCGGTTCAGAAGCTGTTTCCCCAAGCCCAAGTGACCATTGGTCCCTGGACTGAAACAGGCTTTTATTACGACTTCGATAATCCAGAACCCTTCACGGAAGCCGATCTCAAGGCGATCAAGAAGGAGATGGGAAAAATCATCGGCCGCAAGCTTCCGTTAGAGCGCATTGAAGTCAGTCGCGATGAGGCAGAACGTCGCATCAAGGCCCAAAACGAACCCTACAAACTGGAAATTCTCGAGCGCCTGGTCGAGCCAATCACGCTCTACACCCTGGGGGAACAGTGGTGGGATCTCTGTGCTGGCCCGCATGTGGCCAACACGAGCGAACTGAATCCAAAAGCCTTTGAGCTCGAAAGTGTGGCGGGTGCTTACTGGCGTGGTGACGAAACCAAGGCTCAGCTCCAACGTATTTACGGCACTGCATGGGAAACCGCCGAGCAACTGTCTGAGCACAGACGCCGCAAAGAAGAAGCACTCCGTCGGGATCACCGCCGCCTCGGCAAAGATCTCGATCTGTTCTCCATCGAAGACGAAGCGGGAGCCGGACTTGTGTTCTGGCATCCCCGGGGCGCACGCATGCGTCTGCTGATTGAAGACTTCTGGAAGCAAGCGCATTTCGAAGGGGATTACGAACTGCTGTACACGCCCCACGTCGCGGACATCAGTCTCTGGAAGACCTCAGGTCACCTCGACTTCTATGCGGAAAGCATGTTTGGCCCCATGGAGGTTGATGAGAGGCAGTACCAGCTCAAACCGATGAACTGTCCGTTCCACGTTTTGACCTACGCCAGCAAACTGCGCAGCTACCGAGAACTCCCGATCCGATGGGCGGAACTCGGAACTGTTTACCGCTATGAGCGACCTGGGGTGATGCATGGGCTCATGCGAGTGCGTGGCTTCACGCAAGACGATGCACACGTTTTCTGCCTACCAGAACAGATCAGTGATGAGATTTTGCGCATCCTCAATCTCACAGAAAGAATTCTGTCGACATTCGATTTCAGCAACTACGAGATCAACCTTTCCACCAAACCAGACAAAGCCATTGGCGATGACGCTGTCTGGGAACTCGCCACCAAAGGCCTGATCGAAGCTCTTGAGCGCAAGGGCTGGGACTACAAAATTGATGAGGGTGGCGGAGCCTTTTACGGACCCAAAATCGACCTGAAAATTGAGGATGCGATTGGGCGGATGTGGCAGTGCTCCACCATTCAGCTCGATTTCAACCTGCCTGAGCGTTTCGCCCTTGACTACATAGCTGCTGATGGCAGCAAACAGCGCCCGATCATGATTCACCGGGCCATCTTCGGGTCACTGGAACGGTTTTTCGGAATCATGACCGAAAACTATGCGGGAGATTTCCCGTTTTGGCTCGCTCCAGAACAGATCCGGCTGCTTCCCGTCACTGATGAAGTTCTGGGTTACGCGGAAGAACTGCAAACCCAGCTCAAAGCAGCTGGAATTCGCGCCAGCATTGACCGCAGTGGAGACCGCCTCGGGAAGCTGATCCGTACGGGTGAGCAGATGAAAATCCCAGTGCTCGCTGTGATTGGAGCCAAAGAAGCTGAACAGGGCGCTGCCAGCCTGCGCAGCCGCCGCGATGGAGACCTGGGTGTGATCACCAAGGAGCGTTTGATCTCAACAGCACAATCGGCAAACCAAGATCGGCAGGCATCGCTCTCTTTTGCCGGCAGTGGGAGCATCGGGGAATGA
- a CDS encoding DUF1824 family protein, translating to MSDPAITALADLNRLRTAPALSARERKDLKSELIAAMQPFAWFTVGVMASSSTEAMRCLRDLELAMGWPAMRLEDETDIDSGVFLKANQSTGFIRIREEAGLGEGVLISGHQSELAQVGSQSGPTWGPLPLDLFRD from the coding sequence ATGAGCGATCCAGCCATCACGGCTCTGGCCGACCTCAATCGATTGCGCACGGCCCCAGCGCTTAGTGCGCGCGAGCGCAAGGATCTCAAAAGCGAACTCATCGCTGCGATGCAGCCTTTCGCCTGGTTCACGGTTGGCGTCATGGCCTCCTCGTCCACGGAAGCCATGCGCTGTCTTCGCGACCTTGAACTGGCGATGGGATGGCCTGCCATGCGACTCGAAGACGAAACGGACATTGACAGCGGCGTTTTTCTCAAAGCCAACCAATCCACCGGTTTCATTCGCATCCGAGAGGAGGCGGGACTGGGCGAAGGCGTCTTGATCAGCGGACATCAAAGCGAGTTGGCACAAGTTGGCTCACAGTCAGGGCCGACCTGGGGGCCGCTGCCTCTGGACCTTTTTCGAGACTGA